The sequence below is a genomic window from Candidatus Babeliales bacterium.
AATTAAAGAATGGCTTCTGACTTCAAAAAGAAGTTTGTTTGAGTTGGAGGGCGGTATGGCATCCTGTGCCAACTACTTTGATGTAAAATGTCCGAAGTGTGAAAGTTTAGGTCATTGGGATCCGGCTCCTGAAGAGGAAAAGAAGGTAGCTAAAAAAGTGAAGACTTCTGTTAAAGCGAGGGTGATAAAGTCAAATCTTGAAGTGTAACTTCAAGTACTATAGGGGGAGTAGTTATGAGGACAGTAAGAACGATTGCCTTTTTTGTATGTTTGTCATCTGCGATGCAAGCGCTAGATTTGGATAAAGTTCAAGAATCGCTTGCGACTGCCTCAGTGTATTTGATCATGATGAAATATCTTTGCTCTTGTGCACAAATAGAAAAAACTGTTAATGAAAAATTTGCTGACGATCTAGAAATGAAATGTAAAAACTGTGGTTTTTGTAAAGGGGGCGGAAAGTCACTGAGTGAATATTTGGACAGGAGGTTGCGCGAAGCTCTTCACGGTGGAAGCAGTTTTGATGGGATGGAAAAACTCCTAGACGAACATATTCGTTTGATGAAAGAAGGATCGATTGCTGAAATTGCAGATTTTCTTGTTAAGGTAGCAAATGATGCCAAATTTTCCTGCACGCAGTGCAGCGGTGTGGCTTGGGAAGTGCTACCATTTTCCGATGAGAAAAAAATTGTTCGTAAAAAAGAAAAAAGAGAGGGCAAAAAGCGTGCGCTTCTTTCTCCGGTAATCAATTTATTTTCTTAGTTTTTGTACTTTCTCTGTGTGTGCCAAAATTTTCTCTGCAGCTTCTTGCGCTGTTAAATTGGTTACATCGAGTTCCAGTAAATGTGGATGCGAGATGCTGATGAGTTGTTGGTCAAGTCTGGCGCCTTCGGTAGACGTTGATTTGAAACGCTCTGCGCGTCTTGGCGAGGTGACTCTTTTTATATGCTCTGCCTTTGCGATAGTTAATTTTACTGGAACAAATAAAGATTCTCGTGTATCTGCAATTTCCATTACTCGTTCGTAAAGACCGCTATCGGTTTCAAGCAATTCGTTGGTAAGCACATAGTTTTTTTCGAAGTCTACCATAATAAAATCAAATACTGCTCTTCTGATGCGGCTAATAGCAAACCATGCTGTTGAGGGAATTGGGGTTATTCCGTCAAGATCGATGAGCGACAGAATTGGGTTATTGATTAAATGATTATCAATAACTTTATACCCGTGGCGAGCAATATGCTGAGCAATGGTGTATTTTCCAACCCCACCAAGCCCGATAAGATAGATCATAATTGTTTGCACTATTATTTCCTTATAAATTCCGAATCTGTTTTCGATATTTTTTTAGCAGCGAAGCGTTGAGAGTTGTGGCATAAGAATGTTTTTGGTTTGAAAATAAGAAGCGCAAGCCATGCCCATCTTTTTCAATAGTCAGCAAAATTGACGGTGCGGTTGCGTACTGCGTATCAAGTACGGGAAGTATTATTGGTAAGAAAACAAAAACCGGAAATGGCTCAATAGCAAGCCGGTTGCTGTAAAGCCAGTTGCCGCTGGCGCCAAACATAAACAAGTCGGCATGCCCTGGTTTTTTCTTGCCGCACAGCAGTTTGATTTGTATCAATTTATTATGATGCTGAAGTTTGCGGTGTGATTTTTTGCTGGTCGAAAGCCTGTCCAGCTTTTGTATTTTGTCGCCGGTTGAATAAAAGTTATATACTTTTTTAAAGCAGGGAGCTGCAACGTAGTGTGCTGTTTCCGTTTGAATTGGCGTACCGAGCAACACCAGCTTGTCGATGCTTAAATTTTTTTTGTGCGTTTCTTCTGCCTGTGCAAGGTTGAGCAGTACGTTGCCGCCGTGGCTGTGGCCAATGAGCAGAAGCTCAACGTTTTCGAATTTCTTTTGTAAGTTTTCAACTTCTGCCAACAGTTGCAGGTACAGCTTTTCTGCTGCTTGTTGGCGATTGGTTTGGTCTAGTCGCCCGTTCCAGCCGAAGGTGTAGCACGAGCATGAGTTTGGCAAAAGTTCGGTAAACATGCTGGCCGCAATGCAGGCTGCTGGTTGATCTACAATTTGGTGCAAGCCCTCTGCGCCGAGTGGTTGGTAGTGGTAGACTGACTTTGTTTTGAGCTGGTCAAGATACAGCTGGTACCATGATTTGTTGGTGTGCCTGCCGCGTGAAAGAGACTGTTTGAGTGATGAAAACGATGCGCTAACGTTTGGCAGTGGCAGCATGGTGCCGTGCACAAAAACGACCATGGCGTGGGTGCTGGTGGTTTTTTGATCAGAAGCTTTTGGTGCTTCAATGGCAATCTTTGGCCGTTTGTTTAAACAGCTGGCGAAAAAAAGCAACACAAGCAGCGCGTAAGCGCTGGTAATTAAGCGTATAATCTTCATAAAACCAGCTTAGCACAGGGCAGGAGCAGATACAAACGGCGATAAATTAGTTACAATAAAGCGAGCTTAGTTTTTAGCCAGTTTGCCCTGCCTGTGCGCCGTAGCCACCTGGGCGCAGGCGTAAGCTTGTCGAAGGGTGAGGAAAAATCATGGAAATAATTGTAAAAATGAAGTGGGGTTCGCATCTTTTTGGTACTGCCACCCCAACTTCAGACATTGACATTAAAGGCATTTACCTGCCTACTGCGCGTGACATTTTGTTGCAGCAGATAAAACCCGTGGTACTTGAACAGCGGGCAAAAAAAGTTGGAGAGAAAAATTTACCCAGCGATGTGGATTATGAGCTGTACAGCCCACAAAAATATTTAGCATTGCTAGCGCAAGGCCAGTCGGTTGCGCTTGAAATGCTCTTTGCGCCAGACAGTGCGTTATTGCAGGAGCCACTGCCAGCCTGGCTAGAAATAAAAAAATTAGCGCCACGCATTCTAACAAAAAAATCAGCATCATTTGTTGGCTATTGTCGCCAGCAGGCAAACAAGTACTGTGTTAAAGGAGTGCGTCTTGGTGCTGCCCGTCGCGTGCTTGAGGTACTTGTGTGCGAAGAAAAAAAACTTGGTTCTTCTGCGCCGTTGCGGTTGATTCGCGATATTTTGCAAAGCCTGGTTGCTGACAATGATTTTTTGGCACTGGGTGGCGATAGACCTGACCTTGAATATTTTGAAGTGACCAACAAGCGCGCATTGCTCAATGCTTCCATCAAGTCGGCTCGGCAAATGGTTGAAAATATTATTGAGGAATATGGTGCGCGGGCAGCAATGGCTGAACATTGCGATGGGGCTGATTGGAAGGCGCTTTCACACGCGGTGCGTGTTGGCCTGCAGGCGCTTGAGTTTTTGCGTGACCATACCATTACCTTTCCATTGAAACGGGCTGAGCACATTGTTGCAATTAAGCAAGGCAAGGTGCCGTTTGAGCAGGTAGTTCAAGAGATTGAGCAGCTGGTGGCTGACGTTGAAGTAGCCGCACAAAATTCGACTTTGCCAGAAACTTTCGATCAAAAAATAATCGATGATTTTATTGAGCAGCTTTATCTGGAACAAATTAAAAAAGAGCATTTCATCTAAGATAAACTTCAAAAATCATGATGTTGGTATTAAAAATGTCGCCAATTGGTTCCCAGCCAGATCTTTGCCATGGTGTTTGGCCAGGCCAAACGTGAACTTCGCCAATAAACAGATGAGAAATTACTCCTGCCTGTTGATGAGAACCATAAATATTGCGAGCGAGTGTGCCATCGTCGACGTTGAGCGGGAAGGGGTTAGTTTCTTCGTTAAATGCCGGGAATTCTGCTACCGGAACATTTTGTGCTGGGTACACGGCTGAGTAAAATGCGTTAAGTGTTTCTTTAACGCCATTTTCCGGCGCAAGTCCCAAATATTCTTTAAGTTTAGGCAGTGTGGATCGTGCTTCTTGTTTGCCGACCAGTGATGAAACGTACGCATCTTTTTGTGTTGGATCTGTTAAATAAAGCCGTCCGCGAAAATTTAAGAGACCTTTAATTTTTGTCTGGTCTTCTGGTTTGTACCATTTTTCAATAAATGACAAAAAAAGCTCGGCATTGTCCGAAGGCTCGATCCATTTTCCGTACGGATAGTTGCCCCATTTGTTAATATCGCACATGTTGGTTTGTCGTTTTCTTATAGCATCAGTTTTAATTTTGATGGCAACGATCCCGTGTTTTTTTTCTAACCACTCTCGTACTTTATTGAGCACGTTAAGTGAGGCGCGCCAGGCGCAGCCCCAGCCCATGTCTTCATGAAAATCACCAGCTTTACAGATTTTCAAAAAGACATCATCTTCAAGCGGGCGTGCATTATAGTACGTAAATGGGCCGCCAACTGTTTGGCAATTGTTTGGATCGAGCTGATTTTCTGGTGCTGGGTGATTTGTTGAATACAGCGCGGTTTGGTTGGTTCGTAAATCCTCGCCATCGAATCGAATGGGTAGTCTTGCTCCTATCTTTGCCAAGCGTATTGCCAAGGTGCTCAGTTTTGTTTTGAGAACTACAAGAGAGTCGTGCAGGGCCTGCATGCCTATAAGCTGGTGTCCAGTGCCGGTAAAACACAAAACAAACAGCACAATTTTTTTATTCACGCTTTTTCTCTGACTTAAAAACAAAATAACGTTCTTGATAAAAACTTTATATAATTTTTGTCAGCAGTTTCCATTATTTTTTCTTTTGGTTTAATTTTTTAGCGGGAGCTGTGCGCTTTGGTTTTTTGGTCTGCTGTGCTGCATAAAAAGATTTATCAATCCACATGGCAAGTTTGGCTGGGTTTTCTAGAATGTCTACGGGCAGTTGCCAGTAGCTCATAATAACCTTCTTGCCCTGCTTGTTTTCATACGAAAAGGGCTGGGAACCATATTCTTCAAAACGTTTTTCGTCGCCCTTGTCCACTTTAAAAAATAAAACATCGTTGATAATTAGGGCAAAGCAGAGGTCGTTTTTATAAATTCCATAGCCGCCAAACATTTTGCGTGCTTTAATGTTGCCGTGTGGCGACAGGGCATCTAAAACATAATCGACAAAACCGTTATTATTCATACCGCGGACCTTTTGACTAATTTAATTTTTCTTTACAACGCACTATAACTCTATACTTTTACTTTTAACACGAACGCTTATAAAAATCACGTTTGAAGGGATAGACCATGAAGTTTTATGCTTGTTTATTTGCTGTTACCAGCTCGCTTTTTTCTGGCATGTGCCTTGCCAAGCCGTTGGCTGTTGGCGCCAAAGCGCCCGACTTTACCTTAAAAAACGATGCGGGTGTTGATTGCTCGTTGCACGATTTTGTGGGTAAAAAGGTTGTTTTGTATTTTTATCCAAAAGATAGCACGCCTGGTTGTACCAAAGAAGCTTGTTCGTTGAGAAACAGTTACGATGATTTTAAAAAGAATGACATTGTGCTGTTGGGCGTAAGTTATGACTCAGTTTCTTCACACAGAAAATTTAAAGAAAAACATAACCTGCCGTTCCCGCTGTTGAGCGATAGCAAGAAAAAAGTGGCCAAAGCGTATGGCGCTGCTTCAACGTGGCTCTTCTTTTTTACCGCGCCAATTCCTTCACGCATTACCTTTTTGATTGATGAAAAGGGGGTGATTGTGGCAGTGATTAAAGATGTTGATGTTTCAAATCACGCTAAGGAAGTTCTGAAGGCGTTTGGAATTTGAAATTTACAAAAAAATTATGCTCACTTAACTTTTCTTGTACTTCTTGCAAAAACTCATGTACTTGATCTGGGTTCATAAGCGAACCTATTTTGCAGGTAAATTCCGCAATTTCTTTTGCAAGATTTTGTTCAGACAATTCAACGATTCCTTGGATACCATTTTTCAGTGCGTTGTAGTACATCATGATTTCTGTCTCTTTGTTTTGGTCGGCATCGAGCGTCCAATCTTTTAAAGACAAGTGTACAAGAGTTTCTACATATTCAATAATTTCTTGTTGGTGGGAGAGGGCGTACTCTGACATTGCGCTAAAAGTATGAGAAAATAAGAGGTTGATTATTTCGCGGCCTTTTGCAATGACAAATGGTACTCCAAGTTCTTTTTTACGATCAAAAAATATCTCAAGAACAGCTGTTGCCGAAGGGACGAGTAATAGTTCGATATTTGGCTTCATGGCAAGAGAACGAGCTATTTTTTCGACATACGCAATGCCTCTGCCCAAAGAGCCTC
It includes:
- a CDS encoding nucleotidyltransferase domain-containing protein, which encodes MEIIVKMKWGSHLFGTATPTSDIDIKGIYLPTARDILLQQIKPVVLEQRAKKVGEKNLPSDVDYELYSPQKYLALLAQGQSVALEMLFAPDSALLQEPLPAWLEIKKLAPRILTKKSASFVGYCRQQANKYCVKGVRLGAARRVLEVLVCEEKKLGSSAPLRLIRDILQSLVADNDFLALGGDRPDLEYFEVTNKRALLNASIKSARQMVENIIEEYGARAAMAEHCDGADWKALSHAVRVGLQALEFLRDHTITFPLKRAEHIVAIKQGKVPFEQVVQEIEQLVADVEVAAQNSTLPETFDQKIIDDFIEQLYLEQIKKEHFI
- a CDS encoding TfoX/Sxy family protein; its protein translation is MNNNGFVDYVLDALSPHGNIKARKMFGGYGIYKNDLCFALIINDVLFFKVDKGDEKRFEEYGSQPFSYENKQGKKVIMSYWQLPVDILENPAKLAMWIDKSFYAAQQTKKPKRTAPAKKLNQKKK
- a CDS encoding peroxiredoxin, with the protein product MKFYACLFAVTSSLFSGMCLAKPLAVGAKAPDFTLKNDAGVDCSLHDFVGKKVVLYFYPKDSTPGCTKEACSLRNSYDDFKKNDIVLLGVSYDSVSSHRKFKEKHNLPFPLLSDSKKKVAKAYGAASTWLFFFTAPIPSRITFLIDEKGVIVAVIKDVDVSNHAKEVLKAFGI